The genomic interval AATTCTCTTTAACAACCAGAATAGCTGTTTAGCTAGTCACAGTTGTAAGCTAATATGCTAATTGAAGCTCAAAATGTCCACCCTGTCGACCACTTAAGACTCGACAGGGTGGACTTAGCATTCATTTGTAgttaatattgtaatttatagAAGCATCTGCTAtagataatattttgtaatttataaatgatttattgtttgtgtttttgttattgtttgtgaATGTATATCTAGATTTCTTTTCAGAAGTGTTTCTCTCTGTTCATGATGTGTTTACATGAGGTTtttagttaaagctgcagtccgtaagctTTCCCTCTTTGTTGCAATCCTTGTTCGAATCCTgaaattgcagttatttgcagaattattatCTTTACGTGGATTGTGCATTGGCACGACTCCTCAGCACGGAAgcatctaatgttttgaggtgtATGTGTGGGTTGTCCATCAACGCACCAGTTGTCAACGATGATTGAAGTTTTGAACTAGCTGGATTACAAACCCTCATCAAAATGACAAGTTTAATTACATTCCAGCTGCTGTATGAAGAGGCTACACACAATCCGCTGCCTGCTGCATCCACacacatgcgatatagcctgCTAGCCGGAACTCCTGTATGTATACAGATGTGATGTAATGACGCGATGACGAACGGCGGAAGCTCGAATTTCCCGTgtaaacctaccagtaccactcaaattataaaacattattacaagcttaccgttgtgaatcgggctaaggtaaggagattgttttgaacactgactggttatgtacttgctcaaaatttgattttggataattcttaaccaaaaaaaagttacagactgcagctttaagatgTATTGAATcaatatgaattaaattaaactaaaatgaataagCGGCAGGGGGTTGAATAAATAGAAGTTGAATAAATTTTTCATTGTCATATTTTCTCACGCTTTGTGTGTTCTGCTTTATGTGTCCACCCCGTCATGTGCTGGTCCATCCTGTCatcttgacattttaaaataatattttaaataattatatcatATCTATATAATCCAGTGTGTTCAATAGCTAGGTGTGGGTACAATAACATGCAAACAAACTGCATCCAAATATCACAGTTTtctcaaaataagaaaaaaaaatacattgtataagtttctttaaaaacacaatttgcATAAAATCTTTtatgcatttataatttttaagtaAACAAATAACCTATTTAGGAAAGGGACATCATACATTTCagaaaatataatttgcatCTTAATATTGCAATGAAAACGTATTTAACACTAATATATATGTCCATGACAGGGTGGACATATCTTATGGTTTATGCTCCAAATAATGGCCCATAATTATCTAAAAATATGTGTGGGAGCTCagccatatattttttttttttttacagtactaCTATTTATGATAGGACAAAGCAAATGGAGATATTGAACCACATACACTATCAAATGACcttttacatttacttaaaaCCTTTCTGTACTTCAGCACTAGAATATCATGtaacaggattttttttgtctACATTAATACATTGTCTGTTGCATTTCCTCATGCAAACCTGTTTATCAACCCAACAGCAAAGAATAGAGAAGCTTTAATACCGTGTTTATGATTGCTGTTCTGAAATAACCGTGCATTATAGCATAGTGgctagtatggaagcttgtttccgctatgggatatgaattatataatataaatatacagaatattgcgagtttacatctaacttttttttcccccaatattgagaaataaactcgcaattgtgaaaaagtccgaattgtgagaaagtcgcaattaccttttattttttgctcagtggcggaaacaagcttccataggttAGAGATCTAGGTGGGTAAAATTTATAGGTTTAACCTGCAGTAAACCCAAACTGTACTACTAACTTATAAAGACTGAGTACGCTGcaattaaagtctgttaaatcattgatgcaactcaaaacaattacattttctgaacaaggaatttagttttatttttgtgtaattcaACATGAGTACACCCTTAGACTTAAATAATTTTTACGTTTACTGAGCGATATAAAGCCACGTCATCCAGGTCACGTCGTTGCCAACATTATCAGAAGAATCCATTCGACCCTAAACTGAGTTGTAGCAGATTTCAAGTTCCCAGCTTGCTTTGTGTCACACTCtgtaaggagaataaatgttgaagtGTTGCGCAAGATTAATACAGGGGAAGAggtgttattgtttaatgttctgttattttggtatttaaatgtgtttctgtgatgTTGAAGTTTTGTTGGGTTATCATCATGGTGCTATGTATTGCCTGTGGTTAGGTCAAGAATGGACTGCAAATTTCAAGGTTATCAATACTGCTTGTTGATTAACAGTTCATGCAAGTAAATACTGATAGTCTCTTTGATGGTTACATTAGCGCATGCTGGTGTGCTGTTGCTAACTAACATTTAACTGTAAAGATTAGgtgtttattcaatatttaaatgaaattgtaATTACCGAATgtagtataaaatatatattttttaagttctACTAAAATAATCCGAGTTGTTTacataaatgttttgagtattctgaacttattgggTTTTACAACCACTgcatcaaaataattgaaaaatgagaaacattacgtatggtaaacaatagttttaagtacagtggacttaaacattaaataaaataaaaaaaaatttagtttgATGTAATTGTtacttataattattgtttactttaaaaatttgagttgctttacttacattttttgagGTAATCGGTGTCTACAATaattgagtattctgaactttttgggttttacagtgtaggggagtaacaaaaatatattcatgtaATCAGCCTGTTGTTTAGAAATCTTAAACCTGAGAAGTGCTCAGTTCAACAAAGACAGAATTTCTTCAAATCAAACTAAACAGCAAATATCATTAAATAGTTATCTTTATTCAAGATagtacagaaaacagaaaaacaggGCATTTAAAACTTATTTCCCccaattttattaaaatacttatAGGTAATGTTCTCATGTTTTGTTTGTCaatatgaaaatgaatgttaaGGGCATGACCAGCTCTGAACACCTCTGTCTGAAATCACTTTCATTTGCCCTTCTTAAATTTGCCTGGTGTAGCACTtgttttctgtttcttcttGGCAGATCCTTTTATTTCAGGCTcctatacaataaaaaaaaaaaaattttacaatttactTAATTATCTTATAGTATTTAATTATCTTAACAGTTATACATTTTAGTTCCAGTCATTACACCCTACCTTGCGCTTAGAAGAGATCGATCCAGTTACAGTAAAGAACGTGTCCAGCCTGCCCTGGGTGCTCACTTGTCTACTCTTCATGATCTTCTTACAGCCGTTGCGGATACGATCCTCACTGACAACACACAAATTCAACAATCTGACAAACATTCTATTGCTGTGAGAACACAgccacaaatacaaaacaatgaTACCTATATTTGTTCCATCTCACACCTCATACTTCACAGCACAACAGGCTTCACTTCACTTACCTTTCCACCAAAACAGTGCCGGTTTTTGTGTCAGAGCAGATGCTTTGCCAGAGTATCATCAAATCttatacacaaatatacatGCCACATCACAACCTTTGCGTACAAGCCATTTAATATCCAAAGCCATTAATGTGGCATACATCACAAGCTGCTTCTGCAATGGTTTGTAGTCATTTAGATATATTATGAATATGGTAGTAGCTTTTAATTTACACATAtgacatttgttaacattttaccGTGACCGTATCCATGCTATACGACAGTAAACTCTACAGTGTACTTACTACAgaattagggtttggtttaattaatattacccAGTACCGTGTGTAATTAAACTGTAACaatgacaccttaaaataaagggtTACTTTAATCGATGATTTTTCgattaatctatctatctatctatctctatctatctatctatctatctatctctatatctatctatctctatatctatctatatctatatatatatatatctatatctatatatatctatatatatatatatatatatatatatatatatatatatatatatagagatagatagatagatagatatatatatatatatggtcgaTTCAATATCATTTCTCAAAAGCTATCgttcttttcttctgtatttaTTTCCGCAAACATtgaacataataaataaataccctggtttcacagacaaggcttaagataGTCCtgaactaaaatgcatgtttgagatgttttaactgaaagtaacttgcactgacatatcatAAAATGTGTCAGTGCCAGTTTTTGTCTCAAGaaacacaccagtaatgtttttttttttctagtgaatgtttataaaattacttaaatgccctaattaaactaaggcctaatcctggtttaggccaagccctgtctgtgaaaccaggccataatGTGATTGACGTTAATCTTATTACTAGTCTTCTCACTAGATGTCATCCTCTTATTTACCTTGCGCGATGTTACAGCTGAGACCCTGTCATTCATTCAGTGCTTAACATGGCGGATGCAGATGCGTCTTTCAGCTTGAAAGACCAGGCAGTTGAAGGAACGGTCACTGCCCCGACTGTACCAATGCTGCATGGTCACGCAAGTTAGTAATTTGCATGCTTCTTCAAGCCTTGCCAACATAAACAATTTAAGAGAACTCGCGCATTGTGTGAGAAGTTTTGTGTGCGCACAGAAACCTGCACGTCTCAGACAGCGTGCAAATTATAAAAAGAATAAAGTGTCTCCTTATGCTTAAACTgacaaatttacacaaacttCTCAAAATGCTCGCACTGGCGAGTATCCTATtaaacagtcggttatggcttaagtgaacATGAACAGTAGAAAAAGACAACGCATGTGTATAattatattggatccatgcagctcttaaagtgatagcctaatattcctgctgctgtctgtgtttttaatgttaatcaaactacaaatgacaaagaacaatcactcactgctcttcacttttttgtaactttaataaggattatcctttatttaatttgtacagtgttattttacatttgattacttcaCTCAATTTCtttacctgaaaactactgttagacctacctgaaaaaccttaAAAGCACTAATTATTACATTTGTatgtttgttctattgtatttatttatttgtgctattgcttgtagtttaatttctttttttattaatgactgtTAACTAGTctttaataatctttgaaatttatattagttagatAGTAGTTTTGTGGCATCGAAATTGGAATTGAGAAtaatttcactggtatctaaaattttggtgtcataaccttatttattacaatacagggatacatgggtcaaaaacaataactattattcatttattttatttgttttttgttttgttttttgtggtgGGGACAGTGAAAATTGAATCACTGAAATCACTGAACCGAAAACTGAATCGAATTGAGATCTTGTGAATCGGAATTGGGACAACTGTATCAAGACCCAGCCCTACATGTAATTATGCAGAATTTatagtaattattataataactacatgtaacgtgtaacaaggacactgtaaataAAGTATTATCAAATAAAGTAACTAGtatttgtaaattaaataattttattttaagactTTTGACGTTAGCAGTTCCAGGTTTGAGACTGGCATGTTTTAGGAGTCGCTGCAGCATCCTGCACCCTTTTGGCAGAAAGTAGTATTTGTAAAGATTTAAGTTGGTTTGTACCTGAATTGTTTCTCAGCACACATGAACTGAATTAGTCCTTCCTCGTCAGGTTCATTCCACTTCAGATCGACAGATGGGCCGTCCACAACCTCAGGCTCCAAGAACAGACCCCGAGCCTCTTTATACAGCCAGTCCTCTGGAGCTGGGTGCTTCTGCAGCACAAACCAAACACAAACAATATGTTGTAAACCAACTTAACCAACGAAGGCTCAATGTAGCGCTTAAAGACAGTTTGTTTAACAACCTTCTACATTGTGAATAAAGCTAAATTTCACATTAGGTGACTAAGGTAGGTTTACACAACAATAAtgtactaaaatcaaaagttttttCCTTTGCATCTTTTGCAAACATTGAcatttgacaacattgtcaaaacgatccccttTCACATGGAtccacaaaaatgactaaaacgctgtattatgcatggcaggccagtagttggcaattaCACTTAAAGAAACACTATGGCACCCTGTACTGAACACGTAATATAAgcatgacatcaccgttttctcaaattcatgtttttgtagtttacacggagataaTGGTTTCGTATTCAAAAACCTGCACATTGAAAccagtttttaaaagtttttcagCCCCCCAAAATATTGTCGTCATGTAAATAAATGGCCAAAACTCATAAAAAGTTTAGTTAAAAACTGCGTCatgtaaatggcccctaaaAGTTTATCATAGGCCACTGGTAATAATTTGTTAGATTTAATTTGCcagatttaatattttatattatgagaattagtagtatttttttagcactatacatttttttctaattcttttttttcacagaaactCTGAATGAGCAATAACATGACAAGCATCCCTGCCAGCCCATAACTTCTGTCTTAAGTAAATTCTTTATTGactggtgtgttttttttttttttcaactatgAAAAAAGTTCAACTATGCTATCTTCGTAAAAAGCTGGAATTTTTGTGCTGAGAAGCACAAATTCCAAATGCATTCAttccaaatatatatacaagCTGCAGGAGCCATCTTCTGGTGAGATGCAGGAATTCATTCAGCACAACACTGACAGTGCAACACGGgcattctctagccgttgattGTACATTGGTTGTATACttgttattgcggtgcattatgggattgaataaGTGCACTTGATAACATCCACCatggttttggacaccactacaaatggctgttcccTCAAATAGTACCCTATTTAAAGGCATAGAGGATGATTTCGGACACAGTTTGTGATAATTTGAGCTTTGTGGTGCGTTATCCTGCTTGAAGTAACCATCAGAAAACTGGTACACTGTGTGGTCATAAGAGGACaagacatggtcagcaacaatcaGCTCTGGTAggctattgtccaattttggtgagcctatgtgaattgtagcctcagtttcctgttcttagctgacaggagtggcacctgTGCTTAACGCGTGTTCAGTAAGGCAGACCTCagttgtaacgagtggttatttgagttactgttgccctTATATCAGCTCGAAcgagtctggccattctcctctgacatcAAGGCATTTTCGCCCACAGAGTGCCGCACATTTCGCCCACATTTTCGCCTACAGTGCCGcacactggatattttctcttttttggacCATTCTCTGCAAACCCTAGAGATGCacgaaaatcccagtagatcggCAGTTTCTGATATACTCACCAGcccgtctggcaccaacaacaatgccacattcaaagtaacttaaatcacctttcttccccattctgatgctcagtttgaacttcagcagatcatcttgaccatgtctacatgtctacatgcctaaatgcactgagttgctgccatgtgattggctgattagatattcgTGATAATGAGCAGTTGAACTGGTGTAACAAATAAAATTGCCACTTAGCGTGCACTTTTGTATTTTCCTCCAGAAATTCCTTCacaaataatgaacaaaatcactacaataataataatttgttacatttatatagtgctattctgggtactcaaagcaccttacatatggaagggggaatctcaaccaccaccaatgtgcagcatccaacTGGATGATGCCACGgaagccatattgcgccagaacacccaccacacaccagcttattggtggagaggagacagagtgatgaagccaatcagtatatgtaTGGGTTCTTCACAATGTTTTTGAGTTTTACTGAGAGACAAAGGAAGgatcacttttttttcccccaaaaaaaaataaataaataaataaataaataaataaataaataaatcaatttttcattttgcaaAGGGGAGTATCaaataaatggggaaaaaaaaaaaaaaaaaaaaaatacacttgtCATGTTGCCAAAAGTTATTTTCTGACCATTAGCAATTGGACTGACCACTAGAGGGCACCACAATTCAGCAAGTAGATGATCCTGGATGTGAGATTTGAAGGGGTGCATCACTAATATGGGTACCATCTTGAAAATGTCGTGACCTGCAATGTGACATTCAACAATAAGTAAGCACCCTTAAATGGTGTAAATAAACTTACATTTGGGTCAATATTCTCAAGAATCTCTTCAATAGAGCCATGCTGTTTAATGAGGTCGATGGCCCTCTTGGGTCCGATTCCTTTTATAGTGCCACAGTAGTCACAGCCCAGCAGGATACACAGGTCAATGAACTGAGGAAGACAtccaaacatacacaaacatagCAGTTAGAAAGAACTAAAACTTCTAGATATTTACATGCAAAAGATAAGAGGACTCACTGAAAGCAAAAGTCTCACCTGTTGATGTGTCAGACCCATATCCTGTAGAATACGACTGAAATGAAACTCTTGGATAGGGAGCTTTctaagatgaaaaaaaataataaatatgaacCAGTTACTTGTGCATGCCCAAACATCTCCATCACCATAATATATCCAAAAACAATTTCAGATATGAAGCGTATCCAAACATACTTTGCTTCACTGGCTGTTAGATGCCTCAACAGGACTGTCGTTCCAAATGTCAAACCGTCCATATCTTCGGTTGCTGTGGCATAAACCTTCCCTGATTTCACCAGAGCAGCACAGCTTGCCTCAGCCTCACATGGAGCCTTAACATGAAATATATACAACTCTGTTTATATCCACAAAATAATTATCtgcataaaaatacaataaccaGGACTGCCCtcaagatttttctagtcgactagtcgTCATTCATTTAAGCCGTTACTCGactaatcacacatttttattaataagccATAAATCATACTGACCCTTTAATTGCCTATATATCATAAATAGCCTAATCAGTGCTcaagcgcacacataaagctatatattggtaattattttacaaaagcacaacgttttgctgttattgtgagtttacaaaaataaaagtagaccctttacagtttgcattactttatctgtatgaccaaaattatagagtattttaagttaaatgcaagtgatcgcaccggcaCCTGTATGTCATACAGTAAGTGCGCTCTCCACACAAGCATGGACATGCGCCTAATAGCGTACATTTATCTAGGACTAGCCTAACAGCGAGCTGACTTGTAAAGTTGCtgctacttacatgtttcaagtgataagccatatttgaggtcaatgaatgataggcgaatatttggatttcctgccaTTAACGATCCGCCCCTCACGAActgcatgacttttttttctgcaactaACCACCTAATAAAAATCTTGGTCGATCAAGCCTCTTCTAGTTGACTAACagttagtcgactattaggggggagccctaatgtgtgtttttatttctataattcTATAAAGTTGGCAGTCAGTGACTGGGGCAGTACCTCAATGTATGGGACTCCCATTAGAGTAAGTAACTTCTTGCATTCCTCGTTGTGTTGTTTGGTGACCTTCACTAGTCGCTTACTGAACTTGTCAATGTTCTCCTGTTCACCTGTGAAAATATTTGGTATTAGGACCCATTTtaaagaattatttaaaaaaaaacaagctgttttaaaAGTGTCTGTACCTGCTTCCTGTGCCTGAGCTAGAAGCTTCTCAGCCTCTGCTCGTCTCTCGCCTCTCTTCTCCAGCtgcaagaataaaaataaaaatctgccatcAAAAATGCTTACATGTAAAACTACACCCTTGCTTTATTTACTAAACACTAGTATACTAAATACCCACAGACCCAAccttaaacctttttttttttttttttttaaatctgccTGGCACCCCCTGCCCCAAACCCCACCCCACCTCTGACTAccaataattaattaatgttaacaaataaaactcttgattttaataatgtattagtaatggtgaaattaacaaagattaataaatgctgtagaagtgcagttcattattagttcatgttaactaatgaaccttattgtaaagtgtgacctttaaaacatactgcaaaaaaagtttgtaatttttacagaaatactgtaaaagactacaataaaaatcttaattagTTAAGCAGTTAAGTCACCTTAAACTGTGAAAAATTGTTATTGTACTGTAAAACTGTCAAACGTTTAATTTCACTTATagagaaaaacagtaaaatgacaTTCCTTTAAGTCCCTGCATGACATCACATATGattttatatgaattatttagtTTCTTCTTATTTTGCTTATCTATAATGTATATTAGagtgttttatgttacattttatgtttagtaaatttattgcattattttagtgttgtgTGTTACCAATATACAAGTACTGACTATGTTTTATGCATTTGCGATCTGACTATGTTTTACATCATGTGGCTTCCTATTGAACCACTTGTATTATAGTTTATCAGTACATTTTAGGTAAAAAgcagatttttatattttaagcaGCTTGGTATATTAACATTACACCACTGATTGAAATAAGGTTATAAGTTGTGAAATGCACAGGCACAAATCTGCTATATTTTGTCAGTCTACAAttcttgaataaaaaaaaaaaaaaaaaaggtttggaatggcatAAGTATGAGTaaatattgacagaattttctttagAGTGATTGCACATCTGATGCACCTCTCCTGATTTCAGCTGAGGGGGCTTCCCATCAAACACATAAACCGGCTTGATGCCACTCTCCAGCATTCGGATGGTCCTGTAGAACATGCCCATGAGGTGGCTGCGGAGACAAGGACACATGCATTAAAGTTATGATCATGCAAACGTAAAGTGGCACATGGTAATACGTTCAGAATCTACACCAGGGATCATCAAATAGTGGACCATGGTCCAGTTCCATATCGCCCCAAACCCGTAAcgtcatcttcggaacacaaattaagatattttttgatgaaaccggagggtttctgaagcacacaatggcagcaacatcattgcaccttttgaggtccagaaaggtagtaaagacattgttaaaatagtcaacatgactacagtggttcaacattaatgttatgaagtgacaagaatactttttgtgtgtccaaaaaaaaaataaataataaataactttatttaacaatttgaactgttgtcatacgcagttgacgtaCTGAATGCAGTGCaggcttccatgtttacatcAAAcggccaaagtcacgccccccagtggtgaaacattgaaatttcaaaacacttatgacttaacgaagcctcgtttactgaaatcacatgactttggcagtttgatacatgctccgaaccactgatttgaaacaaaagattcgtaaagcttcatgaagcaatgtttCGAAATcttccatcactagatatcgttgaataaagtcgttatttgttttttggcgcacaaaaagcattctcatcgcttcataacattaaggttgaaccactgtagtcacatgaactgttttaagtatgtttttactagctttctgggcattgaaagtgttaattatcttgctggcaatgcaggcctcactgagccataggattttatcaaaaatatcttaatttgtgttccgaagatgaacgaaggtcttacgggtgtggaatgacatgagggtgagtaattaatgacataattttcatttttgggtgaactaaccctttaatcagcATGTTAAGAGCATTTCATAATAAACAAAGTTATAATAGGGAAAATTAATTGTAGATTGCAAAGACAGTCAACTcgtactttaaaatgtattatgtatgtttttttgtttttagtagatacttattttaagcaaaatataaaatggTCCAGACTTCAAGAGGAAAACCCTGAACCCCATACAGTATCTTTCTTTAACATGACATGGCCTTCTGCCATACATATCTAAATGCAATAATAGTAATAGCCTGATAAAACATCTGTTCTTaccctttaatattaatatccAATTGAGCTAAactgatgattttatttttttaattctcagAAACCACTGCTTAGACTCTTGAGGGCACAATATACTCAATCTTTGATGactatttaggtttttttttttccccttccttTTAGTAAAGTACTACTGCTGCCCAACTGAaagttccaaaaaaataaataaaaataaaaattatatatatataaaaaattaattttacatttcagtCATGGACAAATGATAGTAGACATTACTACATACCTTGTCGTTTCTCCATCCTCATTTTGCAAAACATTACCGTCCTGTCTCACAGCGATCAAAAACTGGTAGATGCACATGGACGCATCAATAGCAATCTTCCTTCCTGCATGAgtataatatacaaaaatatacacacacgttTTACTTGGTATTTCTTGAAATATTAATCATAATCTCATTTAAATAGTAGGAGGCCTTACCAAAGTAGTTTTTGATGTCCTGCTCCTTGATGGCTGAAGGCGCGTGATCTGCAATGAGCTTTGCAAGACCGTGAATTCCCATAGTGACGAACTATGCTATTATCAGAAATCTAAAAGGATTAAAATCCATAAAggggaaaataaaacaaaatgcaaaacaatgaCCAACACAGAGCAGCTCATACATCAGTGTGGATACTAAagaatggagagagagaaaaaaacttgCATGCAAAACAAAGCTTAAAATCCCGCAAGCATGTCCTAAAGCGGCTTATGCACGCGCCACATTTATATAACAGCACTTTACAAACTGCAAAACGCAGAAATAAC from Ctenopharyngodon idella isolate HZGC_01 chromosome 23, HZGC01, whole genome shotgun sequence carries:
- the fen1 gene encoding flap endonuclease 1, whose translation is MGIHGLAKLIADHAPSAIKEQDIKNYFGRKIAIDASMCIYQFLIAVRQDGNVLQNEDGETTSHLMGMFYRTIRMLESGIKPVYVFDGKPPQLKSGELEKRGERRAEAEKLLAQAQEAGEQENIDKFSKRLVKVTKQHNEECKKLLTLMGVPYIEAPCEAEASCAALVKSGKVYATATEDMDGLTFGTTVLLRHLTASEAKKLPIQEFHFSRILQDMGLTHQQFIDLCILLGCDYCGTIKGIGPKRAIDLIKQHGSIEEILENIDPNKHPAPEDWLYKEARGLFLEPEVVDGPSVDLKWNEPDEEGLIQFMCAEKQFSEDRIRNGCKKIMKSRQVSTQGRLDTFFTVTGSISSKRKEPEIKGSAKKKQKTSATPGKFKKGK